In the Cerasicoccus sp. TK19100 genome, TCGAAGAATACGAGGACGGCATGCTCAAGGGCAGCCTGCGATGCAAGAATCCGCTCTACCGTGTTGATCAGGTGGCGTCGTCCTTTGGTGGCGGAGGCCACACCTGCGCAGCCGGCTTTAATGTGGATTCCACCATCGAGCAATTCTACCTGGAGATCGTCGCCAAGCTGGAGGAACACCTCGCCGAAGTGGCACCCACCGCAAGCTAAGCGTTCGCTTTCGCTGGACAATGTTCCATAGCTTGCCTCAATTACACCCTTTTCAGAAATCCTAATGTCCCAAAGCACAAACGAATTTGAAGGCGTATTGCTGATTGATAAACCCGTCGGTTGCACCTCGCACGACGTGGTGGATCGCGTACGCCGTAAACTGAAAATGAAGAAGGTGGGCCACGCCGGAACGCTCGATCCGAATGCGACTGGCTTGCTCATTATTTTGGTCGGTAAGGCGACGAAGGTTTCCCAATACCTGATGTCTCTCGACAAGGAATACACCGGCGTCATGAAGCTGGGCGAGATCACCAACACCTACGATTGCGAAGGCGAAGTGATGGAAACTCGCGACGTGCCCGAGCTCAGCTCGGAACAGGTCAATGACGTGTTCGGGGAATTCCTGGGCGATCAATACCAGACCCCGCCGATGTTTTCCGCGAAAAAGATCGACGGTGTGCCGCTCTACAAGCTCGCGCGTAAGGGCAAGGAAGTGGAGCGCGAGCCGCGCTTTATCCGCATTTCCCACCTGGACGTGACGGAGATTGCATTGCCGGAAATCACGTTCGACGTGGCTTGTAGCAAGGGCACCTACATCCGCACGCTCGCGCATGACATCGGCGAGAAGCTAGGTTGTGGCGCGCACCTGAAGGAGCTCCGCCGCACACTGAGTGGCAGCTTCACGATTGCTCAGTGCACCGCGCTGGAGAAGTTCGAAGAGCTGACCGCTGTCGAAATTCGCCGCCGATTGATCCCCGTTTACCAAGCCGTGCCAAGTCACGTGCTGTAAACGCAACTTTCGCAAACGCTATGGCCGTGGTCGTCGACTCCTTGCAGCAAGCAGAAAGCAGCGGGCCGCTGCACTTGGCGCTGGGCATGTTTGACGGCGTTCACCTGGGCCACCAGGCGGTGATCGAATCGGCGGTACACT is a window encoding:
- the truB gene encoding tRNA pseudouridine(55) synthase TruB gives rise to the protein MSQSTNEFEGVLLIDKPVGCTSHDVVDRVRRKLKMKKVGHAGTLDPNATGLLIILVGKATKVSQYLMSLDKEYTGVMKLGEITNTYDCEGEVMETRDVPELSSEQVNDVFGEFLGDQYQTPPMFSAKKIDGVPLYKLARKGKEVEREPRFIRISHLDVTEIALPEITFDVACSKGTYIRTLAHDIGEKLGCGAHLKELRRTLSGSFTIAQCTALEKFEELTAVEIRRRLIPVYQAVPSHVL